Proteins from one Chitinophaga oryzae genomic window:
- the uvrA gene encoding excinuclease ABC subunit UvrA, producing the protein MAMKTKKKETIIDPQPVNPQDNIFIKGARVHNLKNVSVSIPRNKMVVVTGVSGSGKSSLTMDTLYAEGQRRYAESLSSYARQFLMRMNKPDVDYIKGICPAIAIEQKVITRTPRSTVGSMTEIYDYLRLLFGRVGKTYSPVSGQLVKKHEVSDVTDFISNLEHGSKVLLMVPFRRHAKRDVKEELNILMQKGFSRLYAPSAGGNGLLRIEELLEQKKPAVPADAWVLIDRLVVKDFEEDDKHRIADSVQTAFYESEGDCYVEVDGKNVTHFANRFELDGIQFEEPVPNLFSFNNPYGACPTCEGFGQVLGIDADLVIPDKRLSVFEGAIAPWRGEKMGEYKEALIKVARKFGFPVHKPIADLTDEQVQLLWTGNEHFYGLNEFFKMVEQNLYKVQYRVLQARYRGRTVCHECGGGRLRKEALYIRVGDSNIARLVDMPVSDLKNWFDNLQLNEYDQQVAKRILFEINHRLKTLLDVGLGYLTLNRVANTLSGGESQRIQLTRTLGSNLTNSMYILDEPSIGLHARDTHRLINVLKELRDLGNTVVIVEHDEQMMEEADYIIDMGPLASHLGGEVIFAGTYPEILTDGKSLTGKYLSGNYRIDPPQKLRKWKKAITLEGCRQHNLKDISVDFPLEVLTVVTGVSGSGKTTLVKQILYPALMKLKGEFAERVGYHKALKGAVDDITQIEMVDQNPIGKSSRSNPVTYIKAYDEIRDLFARQPLSKMRGFQPKHFSFNVDGGRCDACKGEGEVIVEMQFLADVHLLCESCGGKRFKDEVLEVTYKGKSIYEVLELGVDEALEFFKDEKDVCNKIRPLSDVGLGYVKLGQSSDTLSGGEAQRVKLASFLGKGKAQGKILFIFDEPTTGLHFHDIKKLLNSFNALIDQGHTVLVIEHNLDVIRSADWVIDLGPEGGAGGGSLLYTGVPEGLKKVKESYTGKFL; encoded by the coding sequence ATGGCAATGAAAACTAAGAAAAAAGAAACCATCATTGATCCTCAGCCGGTTAACCCGCAGGACAATATCTTCATAAAAGGCGCCAGGGTCCACAATCTCAAGAATGTGAGCGTCTCCATCCCCCGCAATAAAATGGTGGTGGTGACCGGCGTGTCCGGTTCGGGAAAATCTTCCCTCACCATGGACACCCTGTACGCAGAAGGACAACGCCGCTACGCGGAAAGCCTCAGTTCCTACGCCCGTCAGTTCCTCATGAGGATGAACAAACCGGACGTGGACTATATCAAAGGCATCTGCCCGGCCATCGCAATCGAACAAAAAGTGATCACCCGCACGCCTCGTTCCACCGTGGGCTCTATGACGGAGATCTACGACTACCTCCGGTTGTTGTTCGGCCGCGTCGGGAAAACCTATTCCCCCGTTTCCGGCCAGCTCGTGAAAAAACATGAAGTCAGCGACGTAACAGACTTTATCAGTAACCTCGAGCACGGCAGTAAAGTATTGCTGATGGTACCTTTCCGCCGCCACGCGAAAAGAGACGTGAAAGAGGAGCTGAATATCCTGATGCAGAAAGGCTTCTCCCGTTTGTACGCGCCGTCAGCCGGCGGCAATGGCCTGCTGCGCATCGAAGAGCTGCTGGAACAAAAGAAGCCGGCCGTGCCCGCAGACGCCTGGGTGCTGATAGACAGGCTGGTGGTTAAAGATTTTGAGGAAGATGACAAACATCGTATAGCCGACAGTGTGCAGACAGCCTTTTACGAAAGCGAGGGCGACTGTTACGTGGAAGTGGACGGCAAAAACGTGACCCACTTCGCCAACCGCTTCGAGCTGGATGGTATCCAGTTTGAAGAACCGGTGCCCAATCTCTTCTCTTTCAACAACCCCTACGGCGCCTGCCCCACCTGCGAAGGTTTTGGACAGGTGCTCGGTATCGACGCCGACCTCGTCATCCCCGATAAACGCCTCAGCGTTTTTGAAGGCGCCATCGCTCCCTGGAGAGGTGAGAAAATGGGCGAATACAAAGAAGCGCTCATCAAAGTGGCCCGTAAATTCGGATTCCCGGTACACAAACCCATCGCAGACCTCACAGATGAGCAGGTGCAGCTGCTGTGGACGGGCAACGAACACTTCTACGGCCTGAACGAATTCTTCAAAATGGTAGAGCAGAACCTCTACAAAGTACAATACCGCGTGCTGCAGGCACGCTACCGCGGACGTACCGTATGCCACGAGTGCGGCGGCGGCCGTTTGCGGAAAGAAGCGCTCTACATCCGCGTAGGCGACAGCAACATCGCCCGCCTGGTAGACATGCCGGTATCAGACCTGAAAAACTGGTTCGATAACCTGCAACTCAACGAATATGATCAGCAGGTGGCCAAACGTATCCTGTTTGAAATCAACCACCGGCTGAAAACATTGCTGGACGTAGGGTTAGGATACCTGACGCTCAACAGGGTGGCCAATACCCTCAGTGGTGGCGAAAGCCAGCGTATACAGCTTACCCGCACGCTGGGCAGTAACCTCACCAACTCCATGTACATCCTCGATGAACCAAGCATCGGTCTGCATGCCCGCGATACCCACCGCCTGATCAACGTGCTGAAAGAACTGCGCGACCTTGGCAATACCGTGGTGATCGTGGAGCACGACGAGCAAATGATGGAGGAAGCCGATTATATCATCGACATGGGCCCGCTGGCCAGTCACCTCGGCGGCGAAGTGATCTTCGCCGGCACTTACCCGGAAATACTGACCGACGGTAAAAGCCTGACCGGCAAATACCTGAGCGGCAATTACCGGATAGACCCTCCGCAAAAACTGCGTAAATGGAAAAAAGCCATTACCCTCGAAGGCTGCCGTCAACATAACCTGAAAGACATCTCCGTCGATTTTCCGCTGGAAGTGCTGACCGTGGTGACAGGCGTGAGCGGCTCCGGTAAAACCACGCTGGTAAAACAGATACTCTACCCGGCGCTGATGAAGCTGAAAGGCGAATTCGCAGAAAGGGTAGGGTACCACAAAGCACTGAAAGGCGCAGTGGATGACATCACCCAGATAGAAATGGTAGACCAGAACCCGATCGGTAAATCATCCCGCTCCAACCCGGTGACCTACATCAAGGCATATGACGAAATCCGCGACCTCTTTGCCCGGCAGCCGCTCAGCAAAATGCGCGGTTTCCAGCCCAAACATTTTTCTTTCAACGTGGACGGCGGCCGTTGCGACGCCTGCAAAGGAGAAGGTGAAGTGATTGTGGAAATGCAGTTCCTCGCAGACGTACACCTGCTGTGTGAAAGCTGCGGCGGTAAAAGGTTTAAAGACGAAGTCCTGGAAGTGACCTATAAGGGCAAAAGTATTTACGAAGTGCTGGAGCTGGGCGTAGATGAAGCTTTGGAGTTCTTTAAAGACGAAAAAGATGTCTGCAATAAAATCCGCCCGCTGAGCGATGTGGGATTAGGCTACGTAAAACTGGGACAGAGCAGCGATACCCTGAGCGGTGGTGAAGCACAACGTGTGAAGCTGGCTTCCTTCCTCGGTAAAGGCAAAGCGCAGGGCAAAATCCTGTTTATCTTCGACGAACCGACTACGGGCCTGCATTTCCATGATATCAAAAAACTGCTGAACTCTTTCAATGCGCTGATCGATCAGGGGCATACGGTACTGGTGATAGAACACAACCTGGACGTGATCCGCAGCGCCGACTGGGTGATCGACCTGGGGCCGGAAGGCGGCGCCGGCGGCGGAAGTCTGCTGTACACAGGCGTGCCGGAAGGATTGAAGAAAGTAAAAGAAAGTTATACCGGAAAATTTCTTTGA
- a CDS encoding RNA polymerase sigma factor: MYKLCDEQLITLFKKGHTSALEELVHRHKDKVYTSILLLVKDSFLAEDIFQDTFIKIIDTIRAERYTEKGKFLPWAMRIAHNLCVDHFRKIKRTPMIKTGDDKDIFDVLGFSDSCVEDKIITRQSHDRVRIMLDMLPEEQREVIILRHYAELSFKEIADLTQVSINTALGRMRYGLINLRKMMTEKQICL; this comes from the coding sequence ATGTACAAATTGTGCGACGAGCAGTTGATCACCCTTTTCAAGAAAGGCCATACTTCAGCATTGGAGGAATTGGTTCACCGTCATAAAGACAAGGTGTACACTTCCATTTTGTTGCTTGTAAAGGATTCTTTCCTGGCGGAAGATATTTTCCAGGATACTTTCATCAAAATCATCGACACGATCAGGGCTGAACGCTATACGGAGAAGGGGAAGTTTTTGCCCTGGGCGATGCGTATTGCACACAACCTGTGTGTGGACCACTTTAGAAAGATCAAGCGCACCCCGATGATAAAAACCGGCGATGACAAAGATATCTTCGACGTACTGGGCTTCAGCGACAGCTGTGTGGAAGACAAGATCATTACCCGTCAGAGCCACGACCGCGTCCGCATCATGCTGGACATGCTCCCGGAGGAGCAGCGGGAAGTAATTATCCTACGACATTATGCGGAACTGAGTTTCAAAGAAATTGCCGATCTCACGCAAGTGAGCATCAATACTGCCTTGGGTCGTATGAGGTATGGCCTGATCAATCTCCGGAAGATGATGACGGAGAAGCAAATTTGTCTATGA